Within the Maniola hyperantus chromosome 7, iAphHyp1.2, whole genome shotgun sequence genome, the region CCTTTTAACGGCAACGAAACTTAGTTCAGTTATTTTTGTCCTGTTATTTTCCTCCTGCGGCAGACCGGTGGTCTCGAGGTCAATAAATACGTACGTCGCGATCGCGGACATTGTCAGgaataataatgtacctaacctTAAAGCTTACCTAAATATGTCCACATTCTGGTAATTCACACTAATTAGAGTGATAAGAATTGTGTTGGTGACTCACTCATACACAGCACACAGCTTGGAACTGTTGAATGCATTTTTGTGGTgaagttagtaataaaattaattctacAGTTTGCAAAGCTTCATTTGCATGAATCAAAGATGAAAAATTAACGGATGTTGTTAGTTTTCATAACAGTAAGTATGTACATAATGtacttattttttgaaaatagtaaataggtaggtacatttgttTATCAATGTTTATCAACAAAATTTGACTTATGGTCTTATTCTTATGGTGATCTTTTAtttctgccccccaattgtgtaagaataaccatttcatggctatcgcaatcgtcaagaattctgccctttgattggctgtgaaaaaatgtaaacagcgaatcaaccaatcaaagggcagaatttcttgacgattgcgatagccatgaaatggttattcttacacaattggggggctggtcggtgatgatgatgttgagaccATAGACAGTTGACAATGATAATTGACATTTCACattttaacactttttttttttttttaatacaataaaacttaaagctagccttatctaattactatataaatcatgaccgcgtggaatggtgccaagaatactggctgcatttccgcgctggacagccaggctgatccgctgcgcaaaaaatgagccagcccttctgtcaccagttgaggctattaatcgcggtgaaatgtctcgtaaaaattttttaacaCTTGACAGTTGACTGCTAGGTCGGTGCTTCAAGGTGCCAACCTATGTGCCAAACTTGCACCAACCAATTGTTATTGGTCTCAGACCGTAGTCTCAGACAAGGAGaccttgtcagacgcgtatacccgaaagggacaaaacaacaaaagaaatgatacgtatgaaaggttatgtttcataatttgcgttcgctacaacttttacacagcaatgcaccataaatggcttctacacaccttcaatactaaattttaaacagaaaactaaataaaaactcgtaatattcacAATAAATTACAATCACAGTGGTTCGTTGGGCACAAACgacaacgtgcccaacaaataaaagctaaactatgacaaagacaaaaaactgtgtttttgtttatcactcttcagagagATTCTTAGTCTTAGTCTGAAGTTATTAGTCCATGGGCGTACATGCACACAAAGGGAAACAAGGAAGCAAACAAACACCGCTTTTATTCCTGTTGTTCTTAAtgattacatactctttgattattctatacaaaaattttatagaggtaaagtttgtaggtttgtttGTAGGTTATAATCTCTGGAATCATTTaactaaccgattttgaaaattattttgccAGTAGAAAGCTGCATTATTGTAACATAGGCTTTATACTATATagtttttcaatgtttttaaaTAAGCTGCCCTTGTGAAGCCAGGTCGGGTCGCTGACTAGTAAATGGAGTGTGCACTGACTGGGGATGGGTAAGTTTGATATAATAGCAGAGGTTATAGGGAAGTAATTTGTACAGTTTTGTTTTGTgtaggtattaatattatatacacaTGTTTTGTGGAATAAGCATCGGGAATAAGGTTTTCTCTCTAATTAACTAATGAACAATAATTTTCAATATGAAACAAAAGACACTAGCTGTGAATTTGTTTTTGATTGAACTTTTGTTGTGTTTGTTCTATTACAAAGATACCACACTGTTTGGGGTATGGGGTAACTTAAAAAAATGCAATctttccatttaaaaaaaaaaaaaagattccgacgaattgagaacctcctcctttttttgaagtcggttaaaaattaagagATACCTACATTGTTTTATCCCTTCTCGGGGTTTTCTAGTACGCGAGTACCGAGTATAACCACTTAAGACATCGGCGGACCCCGGAGTGAACTAGCCGGACGCCGTTGGTATTCGTTAatcgttattattattacataggtaggtattttatagtTACCGGACACCGGTTAATAAATGATACGAATAggtaaactaggtacctacctacttactaaatacTACTTATcttctatgtatataaaattcaaagtcctgactgactgacttatatatcaacgcacagccttaaCCGCTggacctagagacatgaaattttgaaggtgtgttctttgtaaagagtaggtgtcccctaagaaaggatttttcgaaattccaccgtggtgggttaaatgggggatggaagtggtcacaaatgaagaaatacgtgtttcaggattttcagaaatacaACCCCCCTCgatttctaaattccacccgagcgaagccggggcgggtcagctagtctatgtatataattttaatagaacATCATCGGCataaatataaaagatctttgattttctgaatcAGTGCTTTTATTAAGTAGTTGGTAGGTACCTTTCATTGGGTAAAAGAGGGTAAAAGGTATTATAATTAGTAGGGTTAAAAGATAAtagttattaaattatatacttaataaattgttgaaattatttattcattattcttaaataataatagttaattattatgattttgttTCAATAACATTGCACAACGATTACAAAAATATTCATTACAAAAATAAGACTAGAACTGTGAACGACAACGCATCGAAATATTCCGTACGCTCCATTATAGGGTAACGAAATTTCGACCGACTACCGAGGCAAGCGCTGCGCTGCTAGCGGCTTCAGTCCATAGAGAGGTTCAGTATCTTCGCTTTGAATTGAAGATTATCGGCCAGTCACGGCAGCGGCCTGTTGTATGAACATCgactagaatttttttttacaaaaaaaataaaaaccgacttcgttacacaaacactaaaaattgaaaaataatttaatttattaccgaatatattatgtatacaagagttaatatagttccataataatactttttggtgccggtgccaattagctttagctgcgcgaatcgtctagacttcatatttttatgggactccacaatggcaccgaccccaaaaaatattattatggaactatattaactcttgtatacataatatattcggtaataaattaaattatttttcaatttttagtgtttgtgtaacgaagtcggtttttattttttttgtaaaaaaaatttatttcacaatttttagtcgccccatggaattatgctatgactggtttaaagtctactgtttactaagctattacactgatcgcgagcaatttattcttattcgttgaggagttccagtatctatcttcgaagatgttcatcagatcttcaccaaattgaaatgggaccaagtttgaagtataccctttcaaacaaaaaaagaattttcaaaatcggtccaggcgttttcgagtaatcggggaacatacataaaaaataaaataaataaaaataaaaataaaagattccgacgaattgagaacctcctcctttttttgaagtcggttaaaaataaagtgcATGACACACAGAACGAACCCATCACGAGTCTCTTGCGAACATAGTCATTTACGCTAATTTGATTGGTTGAAGCAGAATACATTATTACTCTTGGGGTTAGGTACGTGTTTAgcagatgtacctacttaagttttcTAATGAAAGTTTTCGTGTAGCTCTAGGtctgtggaaaagaggttgataaatttggaattcCCGGACTGCCTTGCCAAAGGAGCGCCGCGCAGTAGACTATTTCGGCGTGGCTCTTTTTACGATACGATCAAAAGGGCTTCTTGCCACCAGATATTCCTGTGCAGCTGCTGCCGGCAGGAATTAGGGGGGATGATGGCAAGAATGGTGGATTGAAGCTAGTGCCCTGAGAACAGAGAAGGGTCTAATGTTTGACGCAACGGCCAacgacacattggccccgtgtcatacgTGTTAGGGAGACGGCAGCATCAAGACCGTCCCGGTCGCATTAAAAATGACTgaaactctctataagagaggcactATTATCGAGacatacatttttgttccgtttgccgtgaagaccctggggccatgaaGTCATAGGTAAGtagttctaaaaaaaaatacgagacatttcaccgcagcctaatagcctcatctggtggtaGAAGGGTTCACGgcttgcgcaaaggatcagccgcATCAGACTGGTTTTGCAGACTGGCTGCATTtcaaaaatgcagccagtattcttgacacCACTCCACGCGAGCATGATTTGCACATTAAttaataaggctagctttaagtttcattgtaaCATTGCAAACCTATAAAAAttacgctctgtgccgcgaggTGAAGTGCAGTGCGTGGGCACCTTAGAAGAACAACCCTGCAAACAGAGGACACAACGCTTCTCGATATAGATCCCTCAAATTTGTAGGCCACGATAGGActcgcgtaggtaggtacattggcGTAATAGAACTACTTATGAGAAAAATCAGAACCTGTCCAAAAACACAAATTACCgatagtacttaataataatacataagaactaagtaggtagataggtaggtaggcttGAAAATACAAGGTGTAAGATTATAGTGTTTCAATCTCTTTTCCACAAGTTTTAGTTCTGTTTATCATCATTCGTCATAGTTTCGCACAAGATCGACGATTGTGTATAACCACTGTATGGAGTTTCGAACATTGCGTTCTTCGTTGGCCAAATTTCTTCGTTCAGCCAGTAAAGCTCTTGCTCTATCAGAGTCTCGTGATGCTGCTCGAGTCACATGCGCAGATTCTACTCGCAAACTCGTGTTTCGCTTGTGGAGATCTATAATTTCTTTTTTGCGAGCTGAAAtagaattattaaatattttatgatgtttaTTTAAGCAAATTTAATGcagatacctaggtaggtacttgcttatttgatttttagggttccgtacctcaaaaggaaaaacggaacccttatatcactttgttgtctgtctgtctgtctgtctgtccgtctgtctgtcaagaaacctacagggtacttcccgttgacctagaatcatgaaatttggcaggtaggtagatcttatagctgacatttggggaaaaatctgaaaaccgcgaatttagggttagatcacacaaaaaaaattaaactgtggtcatgaactaataattagtattttcaactttccaagtgagtgactatatcaagtggggtatcatatgaaagctctttacctgtgcattctaaaactgttttttatttatttttacgcatcatagttttttaattatcgtgcaaaatgtcgaaaaaatacgactgaattacggaaccctcgttgcgcgagcctgactcgcacttggccggtttttaaattaGAGAGCAACTAAGACTAATTTAAGTAGATAAGTAACTATAACATTAAATTCATATTCTACACGAATACCTGATTCATATTCTTTATAAGTCTTCATAATGACTTCGATTCCTGGCCAACTACTTAACGTATCTGTTTGGCAGCTAAAGTCTTGGACTTTTTCCAGGTTATCACAGAACATTTCGTTAACTCCAGAAGCTGAATTTTGTGGTTCATCCATAGAAGTCGCTTGAGTAGACGCTACTACACAAGAACTTTGAGTAGTTTTCAAAGAGATAATCGTGGAAATATTCGGAATATTTATGGTTTGGTAACATTTTGCTGATTTTGcacattttttgatattttcacTGTCAAATCCAGGGTTCAAATCTCTTTTTCTCGTATTTGGACCACTGAAATGCTTAACGCTTCTGTCTGCCATTTTCGATAACCTATTCAGCTCCGAGAAATTCTTTTCAGCAAGAACTTTTATGCTTTCACCTTCGTCACTCTGTGAGTCCAATCGTCGCTTGATAAGAATGTTGTTCTCGTTGACTTGTTTTTTGAtttcagtaagtatttttaattggtCCTTCGGGTCTAGTTCTCCGCTGTTAGACTGAATTTTCGATTGCTTTAATATTTGGTTGGTTTTAGTGGGAAGATCTCTTCGTTTCCTCTCTTTTTCAATTTCTTGCCATACTTTTTCATAATCTGAAATGTTGTTATATATATTACATGAACACGGAATTCCtttataggtatatttcacattaattttaattattaattatattatgtttccTCGAGAAACTAACCTTGCTTTTGTCGTGATGTGACTTTCTTTAACTTTAGATTAAACAAAAATTGTCGTTTTGGCTGTTGATCTTCACCATCTTCTTTTTGTACCGTATCTTTGTATATTTTAGTCGTACTAGATTTAGAGTCTACGGATACATTTTCCTCTTTAAAGAGACAGTCTATTCTCCCTGCAGCTATATAAGCACATGCTACAGCGTCTGTTCTTAGAATCTTCTCTTGAAGTTGTAGGTTTCTCTCTggaaaaagaaaatttcaatttttagtatattttatcATGTAACAAAACTCTTTAGTTTGTTACACTAATTAATTACCGTTAAATTCGTTTTGGGATGCTAATTCAAAATGAGCAAGAAACTCAATCTTCATTTGTTCGTTTTGTTTCAATTCGTTATTTCTTTCACAATTTCCATATTCATCAATCAAAGAATTATATATTTGTAAATCTTCTTCTCCATAATCACTGTCAATATCATCACAGTCCTCACGTATGTCAATTTTTGTATTAGCAAATTCCTTACAAATTTCAGCTTTCATTGTTTCTGGGGTTATAACATTTTTTGTGAAATCTAGTATTTTTCTTGGTTCAGTTTTTTGAGATTCATTATTGGATACATGCTTTATGTCACGATTTGAAAGATACATTAATCTGCGTAGCTTTTTTCTTTGTTCATATACATCTAGGGAACTTAGTTCTTCTATTTTAGATATTTTAGGCCTTATATTTGTTATCACAATTTTTGGCTGCAGCTTAGAGTCCATTTGATAGGGACAAGTTATGAAAAGTTTGTCATTCGATTTTGATTGGTCAAACGGCTTTTGTGATTCTCTCTTATTTTGGCCTATCATCTTAGCATATTCACCTTTTACAAATGATTGGTTTAATTTAGTATCTGAATCAACTATCATTGGCACTTGATATACTATTTGAGGATTCATGATCACTTTCTGATTAGAAGTTTGGAAAACTAGgtcatttaaattattattattggtaagTGTTTGTAATAcgttattgtttgtttttaaaacatGAATCTCTTTGCTAGTTGATATATCTATGCTGTTTACTATTGGATCGTTACTCAAACTTGTAGTTGAGATTtctttcaatttattttcatcAGACATTGCTTTCTGTTTAATTGAATCGGTGTTTACTTTACTATTGTTTTTTATCATCATTAAATTTGTAGGGAATTGGACATTGCTTAAGTAAACAAAATTTGGCTGTAAAACAACATTTTTAGATTCAGTGGAATTGAGTTTGTCACTAATTTTGACtttcttttttaaatcttgTTCTTGCAAGGTTCCTTGTGATTTCTCCTTCACGACTATCTTATTGCCATAAATCTGATTTTCAGTAATCAAATTCTCAAAGTCATTCTCGTCATAGTTATCTTGATGCATGCGCTTTAATGAAACTACTTTTGAAGATGTTCCATTTTCATTGACGAGGTcttctttacatttttttatttggctGGATGGTCGTGAAGGAGCTTGCAGGttttttgaattgaattcaGTTCGTTGTAGCAGTACGTGAGGATTTTGCTGCTGAATTGTTAACAGCATTTTTGGATTAGAGGGGTTGTTTTTCTGTATAAATACTATTTGGTTTTTTGTTTCGTTATAAGATGAATCCGCTGGTTTGTTTGTTGAGCTGGCTTTGCTTGTTTCTATGTTCATAGGGTTAAATATTGGTCGCGTCTGTATTTTTACAGCTGGAGTCTTAAATGAAGATTCTTGTACTTCATTAGATTGATCAGGCTTAGGATCGGGCTTTCTAAATAGTGATTCATTCTTATTTATAGCCTCCGCAGCATTAATTAATGTATTTATGCTGTTTGATGGTGTTGCTATAGTTGCAATTTCTTTTACATCAGGTTCCTTTAATGCACTTTTAATGACGACGTTACTTTGGATTTCTATTTTGGATCCATTTTCTATTATATTTGGGGTATGGAAAGCAGGGTTAAAAGGCTGCTTAGGTAAGTGGTTTTGAAAAATTGACTCAGGAGGATTGCTTACACATTTCATATCAATTTTACTTATAGGTATACTGGTTTTTAGACTAAATCTTTCAGGAGGTTTCTTTTTCATCTCCTTATTAGATATTTGAGTAGGTATTGTAACCATGGCATTTGAACTCTGAGTTAGTGCAGTTGCGTTAATTTTTAATTCTGAAATCGAATTTTTACTAGTTTCACTTGTAGGAGTGGCAGGTATGATTTCAGGCGTGAATTTTTCTTCAAAATCTGTTTGTGTTTTAGGTACTTCATTTTGTGATTGCTTTTCCGTTGTTTCGagttcaaatattttttcttccGAAACAATTAATGCTGTTTCCTTTGTGGATGTCGGTAAAGCAACAAATTCAGAGGTAGAGGTTTCTTTTTGAGATATCACTGTTGCATTTGTTTTAACTTTGCCTGGATATGCCACTGGTTGAAAAGCTGAATATCCAGGTACTGAATATAAATAGCCACCATAGCTTGAATAACCCGACTCAACTTGCTTCGTCGTCGTAACACTAGGATTTGGGTTTGGTATTGAAGACGGCGAAATTTTCGGTGAATGTGATATAGGTTTTGGTGGTACAAGATTAGTTTTATCTATAAAAGGAGGCGGTTCCTCGGGCTTTGGTGGTTCGGGAGGCTTAGCTATGGGCGTATTCGATGAAACACTGGGTTCCAAAGTTGCGGATGCATTTTCCTCTTCGGTGGAAGTTACTGGTTGAATAGTTTTGCCCGACCTGCCTGTGGAAATAGAAAAAATGCTATAATGTTATAATGGTACATATTAAAACTACCAGGCGTAAAATTTTAATGGGatacaaataattaaataggtTCATATTTGACACggttttatataaatttaaaaatatatgataacattttattgaaattttattgaaataacaaatgcagaatttttaaaaatgctttgctaagtataagtattttattaaaaaagcgAAATATAAGCAACCGAATAAACAAGAAgaactacctaagtacctacctactaaacaaaacaaaaaagatatgcgacataaaattacaaaaaatatcaaCTCATAGTAACTAGATAGCTCCTATGAGTAAATCTTTTTtgtaattgtatttttaaaagctgtTCTAATATTAGCAAGCATATATTTTGAAAGTTATCTACATAAATAGCGACTGCATATTCGTATTCCTACCTATACACGATGTTCCCAAAACTAtttgtaagtacctagttaagaAAATAGATTGGTACAGCCtatgtgataataaaaaaacataggtAGTACGTAAGCGTTGAAGACATGAGACAAGCGATGAGACACACATTTTACATGATATAGGTAGTAATAATACCTACCCAGTTATATGCGGTAAAAATATTTCAGTGATGGTCAtattgatttatattttattgagtatacctacctacctagtacctacctaccacaaaattaacgcttatttctttctttgcatttaacaaaaaccggccaagtgcgagtcagacccgtgCACCGCGAGGGCtctgtattacagtcgtatttcttcgacattttgcgcgataaaccaaaaactattagttataaaaataaataaaaatctgtttaggaatgtacaagtaaatccctttcatatgattcctCACTTTGTATAGTTATATaacctttaaaattaaaaatactaatatttgttaatgaattttttttatttttttattctgtgatgtaagcacaaattcatggtttgcagatttattcctttacttgtgctataagacctacctacctacctgggtagcctataggttttcttgacagaaacgacggacagaaggacagacagacagacaaacaacaaaatgatcctataagggttccttttttcttttgaggtacggaaccctaaatatgaATAAAACGTCTAATAACTTGGTGAAGAAATAATGATAAGTAAACCCTCACTATTAATTATGTTTATACAAAACT harbors:
- the LOC117983991 gene encoding centromere-associated protein E-like → MAKPIPDFDLRNHSKTEVIGCKEKAFFDDTLNKISKNNSKDLILGTISGWVTGIGVAKIGKVAAFGLGGGVILLHFASELGYIHVNWDKVRDTIGKSQEILDKVGSFVTKNSCFSVGFVGGFFFGVASVTCVFLPDFFEAVHDLSLQQTHFGALPSHLTDFHACRSGKTIQPVTSTEEENASATLEPSVSSNTPIAKPPEPPKPEEPPPFIDKTNLVPPKPISHSPKISPSSIPNPNPSVTTTKQVESGYSSYGGYLYSVPGYSAFQPVAYPGKVKTNATVISQKETSTSEFVALPTSTKETALIVSEEKIFELETTEKQSQNEVPKTQTDFEEKFTPEIIPATPTSETSKNSISELKINATALTQSSNAMVTIPTQISNKEMKKKPPERFSLKTSIPISKIDMKCVSNPPESIFQNHLPKQPFNPAFHTPNIIENGSKIEIQSNVVIKSALKEPDVKEIATIATPSNSINTLINAAEAINKNESLFRKPDPKPDQSNEVQESSFKTPAVKIQTRPIFNPMNIETSKASSTNKPADSSYNETKNQIVFIQKNNPSNPKMLLTIQQQNPHVLLQRTEFNSKNLQAPSRPSSQIKKCKEDLVNENGTSSKVVSLKRMHQDNYDENDFENLITENQIYGNKIVVKEKSQGTLQEQDLKKKVKISDKLNSTESKNVVLQPNFVYLSNVQFPTNLMMIKNNSKVNTDSIKQKAMSDENKLKEISTTSLSNDPIVNSIDISTSKEIHVLKTNNNVLQTLTNNNNLNDLVFQTSNQKVIMNPQIVYQVPMIVDSDTKLNQSFVKGEYAKMIGQNKRESQKPFDQSKSNDKLFITCPYQMDSKLQPKIVITNIRPKISKIEELSSLDVYEQRKKLRRLMYLSNRDIKHVSNNESQKTEPRKILDFTKNVITPETMKAEICKEFANTKIDIREDCDDIDSDYGEEDLQIYNSLIDEYGNCERNNELKQNEQMKIEFLAHFELASQNEFNERNLQLQEKILRTDAVACAYIAAGRIDCLFKEENVSVDSKSSTTKIYKDTVQKEDGEDQQPKRQFLFNLKLKKVTSRQKQDYEKVWQEIEKERKRRDLPTKTNQILKQSKIQSNSGELDPKDQLKILTEIKKQVNENNILIKRRLDSQSDEGESIKVLAEKNFSELNRLSKMADRSVKHFSGPNTRKRDLNPGFDSENIKKCAKSAKCYQTINIPNISTIISLKTTQSSCVVASTQATSMDEPQNSASGVNEMFCDNLEKVQDFSCQTDTLSSWPGIEVIMKTYKEYESARKKEIIDLHKRNTSLRVESAHVTRAASRDSDRARALLAERRNLANEERNVRNSIQWLYTIVDLVRNYDE